From the genome of Pungitius pungitius chromosome 21, fPunPun2.1, whole genome shotgun sequence, one region includes:
- the LOC119213434 gene encoding golgin subfamily A member 6-like protein 6, whose amino-acid sequence MAEAEKTIQSQGSEIASLKKRLHDLKETKLLQVETDCKKEYKILMGEHNNLIIALHAEQAKTKQMEQDKLWEQNKTLEEMFPHEAMKFQEGAKKFQEDAKMFQELANETKKLQEDDKMILQQRNTISRLDALEHEKLILEERNKVLLEEKLDLQHSNLVLAQEKTVLEERNTHLGYQKILLEEDKRLRMLDQKLLENICLRLKKKLLGFFGRPMEDRATELAKMRRKMVAMETEMGLRR is encoded by the coding sequence ATGGCTGAGGCTGAGAAGACCATCCAGAGTCAAGGGTCAGAAATCGCCAGTCTGAAGAAGCGTCTTCATGATCTCAAGGAGACCAAACTTCTCCAAGTCGAGACAGACTGTAAAAAAGAGTACAAGATTCTCATGGGGGAACACAATAATCTGATTATTGCCCTCCATGCTGAGCAGGCCAAGACAAAGCAGATGGAGCAGGATAAGTTGTGGGAACAGAATAAAACGCTAGAAGAGATGTTCCCACACGAGGCCATGAAGTTCCAAGAAGGCGCCAAAAAGTTCCAAGAAGACGCCAAAATGTTTCAGGAGCTGGCCAATGAGACCAAGAAGTTGCAGGAGGATGATAAgatgatcctccagcagagaaatACGATTTCTAGACTAGATGCCCTGGAGCATGAAAAACTAATTCTGGAAGAGCGTAACAAGGTCCTGCTGGAGGAAAAGCTTGATTTGCAGCATTCTAATCTGGTCCTGGCCCAGGAAAAGACGGTTCTGGAGGAGCGTAATACGCACCTGGGCTACCAAAAGATTCTCCTGGAGGAGGATAAGAGGCTTCGGATGTTGgatcagaagctcctggagaACATTTGCCTCCGGCTGAAGAAAAAACTCCTAGGATTCTTTGGGAGGCCGATGGAAGACAGGGCCACGGAGCTGgcaaagatgaggagga